Proteins found in one Desulfurobacteriaceae bacterium genomic segment:
- a CDS encoding cation:proton antiporter regulatory subunit has product MFVKEGELPGIGKKYSIRTESGDIIVTVIHHTGKREIYYFEEENEEPTAVIELTDEEARTLGTILVGALFQPTSDEEKIGFLMKHLAFEWIKVPEKSFLTGRSIKDLEIRKKYGVIVVAIIREENVIVSPSPLFQFQPGDTIVVVGTLENIKKFVKLVEEKEE; this is encoded by the coding sequence ATGTTTGTTAAGGAAGGCGAGCTACCGGGCATTGGAAAAAAATACTCTATAAGAACTGAAAGTGGAGATATAATCGTTACTGTTATTCACCATACGGGAAAAAGAGAAATTTACTATTTTGAAGAAGAAAACGAAGAACCGACGGCAGTAATAGAGTTAACAGACGAAGAAGCAAGAACTTTAGGGACTATTTTAGTTGGTGCTCTCTTTCAGCCAACGTCGGATGAAGAAAAGATTGGTTTCTTAATGAAACACCTTGCCTTTGAGTGGATAAAGGTACCAGAGAAATCTTTCTTAACGGGAAGGAGTATTAAAGATTTAGAGATAAGAAAAAAATATGGAGTTATTGTTGTTGCAATAATCAGGGAAGAGAACGTCATAGTATCACCTTCACCTCTCTTTCAGTTTCAACCTGGAGACACTATTGTTGTTGTTGGAACTTTGGAGAATATTAAAAAGTTTGTAAAACTGGTGGAAGAGAAAGAGGAGTAA
- a CDS encoding DUF3365 domain-containing protein has protein sequence MKKFSLFFLVLLFFSCTYEKKVKVPQDKVTRIRAVGERASKELMKELKSNLVRAISKKGTEGAVLFCAKEAEKITKIVNNRLGNIKVSRVSEKYRNPTNRPSKIDVEVLRLLEEKQKEGDLPPFYISAVKKGGKVFYIYYKPLITNQFCLNCHGSLKSMDPKIVRVIKEKYPNDKAVNYKAGELRGVIKVVIPEDEI, from the coding sequence GTGAAAAAGTTTAGTCTTTTCTTTCTTGTATTACTGTTTTTTAGTTGCACTTACGAAAAAAAAGTTAAAGTGCCACAAGATAAAGTAACTCGAATCAGAGCTGTTGGAGAAAGGGCAAGCAAGGAATTAATGAAAGAATTAAAAAGTAATCTTGTGAGAGCTATAAGCAAAAAAGGTACAGAAGGGGCTGTTCTCTTTTGTGCAAAAGAAGCTGAAAAAATAACAAAAATTGTTAACAACAGGCTTGGCAATATAAAGGTAAGTAGAGTTTCTGAAAAGTACAGAAATCCAACAAATAGACCCAGTAAGATTGATGTAGAAGTTTTGAGACTCTTAGAAGAAAAACAAAAAGAAGGTGATCTACCTCCTTTCTACATATCTGCTGTTAAAAAAGGTGGGAAAGTTTTTTACATTTACTATAAACCTTTGATAACTAACCAGTTTTGTTTAAATTGTCACGGTTCTCTCAAAAGTATGGATCCAAAGATTGTTAGGGTAATTAAAGAAAAGTATCCAAATGATAAAGCAGTTAACTATAAAGCAGGAGAGCTTAGAGGAGTTATCAAGGTTGTAATACCGGAAGATGAAATCTAA